A single Chitinophagales bacterium DNA region contains:
- a CDS encoding nucleotidyl transferase AbiEii/AbiGii toxin family protein — MLSLEEIKPYYPQKLQQFDRFILREYLQYKILEIIFDSPFASKLSFLGGTCLRIVHGNKRFSEDLDFDNFNLSMKDFKEITAIVQKELEQLGYGVEMRNIEKGAYHCYIRFPGILYAEGLSNHREEKILIQLDTEPHHYKYQPEQPMLNKFDVFTQINATPVNILLAQKFYAVINRKRNKGRDFFDIVFLLGLGATSDYEYLSAKLEIDNADALRQRILDKCAQIDMKAMASDVEPFLFEPKDEKKVLLFPEYMEQVKL, encoded by the coding sequence ATGCTTAGTTTAGAAGAAATAAAACCGTACTACCCTCAAAAACTGCAGCAATTCGATCGCTTTATTTTGCGGGAATACCTGCAATATAAAATTCTGGAGATCATATTTGATAGTCCTTTTGCGAGTAAATTGTCTTTTTTAGGCGGCACCTGCTTACGCATTGTGCATGGAAACAAGCGCTTTTCTGAAGACCTGGATTTCGACAATTTCAATCTTTCCATGAAAGATTTTAAAGAGATTACAGCTATCGTTCAAAAAGAATTGGAACAACTTGGCTATGGTGTAGAAATGCGCAATATAGAAAAAGGAGCTTATCATTGCTACATCCGTTTTCCGGGAATACTGTATGCCGAAGGCCTGAGCAATCACCGGGAAGAGAAAATATTGATTCAGCTTGATACAGAGCCGCATCATTACAAATACCAACCCGAACAACCAATGCTCAATAAGTTTGATGTATTTACCCAAATCAATGCAACACCTGTAAATATTTTGCTGGCTCAAAAGTTTTATGCCGTTATCAACCGAAAAAGAAACAAAGGAAGGGACTTCTTTGACATTGTCTTTTTACTGGGACTTGGTGCTACCTCTGATTACGAATACCTTTCAGCTAAATTAGAAATTGACAATGCAGATGCTTTGCGACAAAGAATTTTAGACAAATGTGCACAAATTGACATGAAAGCAATGGCTTCGGATGTTGAGCCCTTTTTATTTGAACCTAAAGATGAAAAGAAAGTGCTTTTGTTTCCTGAATATATGGAGCAGGTTAAGCTGTAA